The window TTGTCAAGTAAGTTTAGCCTAACTTTCTGTTTTTCCGCAAAAAAGTCAGTCTTCGGTCCCAAGGACGAATTTCCCAAAAATGGCAGCCAAAGCGCCGCCAACCAACGGGGCCGCGATGAACACCCATACCTGGGCAATGGCATTCCCCATGAGGAGAAGGGCAGGCCCGAGGCTCCGCGCGGGGTTAACCGAGGTGCCGGTGAGCCTGATGCCCAAAAGATGGATCAACGTGAGGGTAAGGCCAATGACGATGCCTGCCTTTTTTCCGCTGCCGCTTTTCGGCGAGGTGACCGCAACGATGGTAAGGACAAATACGAAGGTGAGGACCACTTCGGCAATTATGGCCCCGCAAAGATCAATGTTGGCGCCGTAGCCATTCTGCCCAAGGCCGGTCTGGGCAGGGTTGGCTCCGGTCGATTTGACAATGGCATAGAGCAAGGCCGCGCCGGCAATGGCGCCGAGGATTTGGGCCGCTGCATAGAAGGCAAATTCCAGCCAGCTGATGCGCTTGTTGATGGCCATGGCAAGGGAAACCGCAGGGTTCACATGGCAGCCCGAAACAGGACCGATGGTGTACGCCATGGCGACAATGGCAAGGCCAAAGGCCAGGGCAGTGGCAGTCAAATCCACGCCGCTGAACACAGCCACCCCACATCCGAATAGTACCAGCACCAGGGTACCGAGAAATTCCGCAATACACTTTTTCATAAGGGCTCCTTCTCCGTAATGCTACAATGTTAAAGGAATAAAACCAATGCTTGCGCGGGAAATTTCATGGTTCAATACAGCCTAACATCTGTTAGGTTAATCAAAGAGGCTATTCATATTGAAAGAAAAATAGTATCATACGAAATAATTATAATTATTTCTGGAGTAAAAAAATGAAATTAAAATTTAGATTGACATTAATTATGGTCGCTCTGGTGGTTGTAGTGGTGGGAGTTATCTCCGTTGTCCTCCTCTTCCGGGCCAGCAGCATGCAGGGAAAATCGGCCCGTGAAATCCTGGAATATCAGACCGGCATGTATGCCAAGCTTTTGCAAGCCCGGTATGAAGTGTATTATGATACCGTCCAGACACTATGTCAGGTATTCAATGGCTATGAAGATGTGCCTGTTGAAAATCGGCGGGAACAGTATGATGATATGCTGAAATCGGTGCTGGACTC is drawn from Leadbettera azotonutricia ZAS-9 and contains these coding sequences:
- a CDS encoding MIP/aquaporin family protein, translating into MKKCIAEFLGTLVLVLFGCGVAVFSGVDLTATALAFGLAIVAMAYTIGPVSGCHVNPAVSLAMAINKRISWLEFAFYAAAQILGAIAGAALLYAIVKSTGANPAQTGLGQNGYGANIDLCGAIIAEVVLTFVFVLTIVAVTSPKSGSGKKAGIVIGLTLTLIHLLGIRLTGTSVNPARSLGPALLLMGNAIAQVWVFIAAPLVGGALAAIFGKFVLGTED